Genomic DNA from Gemmatimonadota bacterium:
GACCGCGACGAGCGTGTTCTTGGCGCGTCCCGAAACCGCGTGCAGCCATCGAGCGACGACCTCCTTGCCGGTTCCGTGTTCGCCCACAATGAGCACGTTCGCCTCGGAGGGGCCCACGCGCTCGATCACCTCTAGCACGTGTTCCATGGCCTTCGACTCAGCGATCAGCTCAGGGGCGCCGTCGCCTTTCAGACGCAGGTTCTCGCCTTCCAGTCGCTGACTGCGCCGCAGGGCTCGACCCAACTCTACGTGCGTGCGGATCGTGGTGAGAAGCCGCTCGTTGTCCCACGGCTTTTCGATGTAGTCGCGCGCACCACGCTGCATCGCCTCTACCGCGCCGGCCACCGAGCCCCATGCGGTCATGACCACCACGGGTAGCGTGGGGTCCAGCTCGCGCAGCGTGCTGAGCAGGTCGAGGCCTTCTTTCCCGGAAGTCGTGTCCCGCGCGTAGTTCAAGTCGATAAGGGTGAGATCGAAGTCCCCCTTCTCCACGGCGCGTCGGACTTCGGCGGGTGACGCAACGGTCGCGGTCTCGAAGCCCTCCGCCTTCAGAAGAATTCGAAGCGCCTCGAGTACGTCCGGCTGATCGTCCGCTACGAGGATGCGTGACATGGGGTAAGATAGCGCCCGCCCGCCCGCCGTCGTCAGGCCGGTGGCGCCCTATTCGTCGACGATCCAGCCGTCCCGGAGCTGGATGATCCGGTCACCGTACTTCGCGTATTCCTCGTTGTGCGTGACCTGGATGATCGTGGTGCCCTCGCTGTTCAACTGCTTGAGCAGCTCCATGATCATGCGGCCTTGACTCGTATGCAGGCTCCCTGTGGGCTCATCTGCGAGGATCATGGCAGGCTCCGCAATGATTGCGCGGGCAACCGCCACGAGCTGTTGCTGTCCACCGGAGAGCTGACTCGGATACAGATCCTTCTTGCCGACGATCTGAAAGCGATCCAGGGAGTCCGCGACGATCGCCTGGCGCTCCTTCCGCTTCACGTTCCGGTACGAGAGCGGGATTTCGAGGTTCTCGTACACGGTGAGGTCGTCGAGCAGGTGGTACTGCTGGAAGACGAAGCCGATGTACTTCTTGTTGAGCTCGATGCGCGCGCGAGGCTTCATCGCATGTACGGGCTCACCGAAGAGGTAGTACTCCCCCCGCCAATCCCCATCCAGCATTCCAAGGATGGAGAGCAGCGTCGACTTGCCTGCGCCCGACGGGCCCATGATGGTGACGAACTCGCCCTTTTGCACCTCGTTGTTGATGCGTCGAAGTACGAAGGTCTCCCCCGCACCCGTCTTGAACGACTTCTCCATATTCCGGAGCTTGATCATCCGCCCTGTCCGTGTCCTTTCCTCAAACCCATAGGTCCTTCACGCGCACAAGCTACCACCACTGGCAATTCCCGGCGCCCCCTTTTCCGCTCTCAGCGCCACCACCACTAGGGG
This window encodes:
- a CDS encoding ABC transporter ATP-binding protein yields the protein MIKLRNMEKSFKTGAGETFVLRRINNEVQKGEFVTIMGPSGAGKSTLLSILGMLDGDWRGEYYLFGEPVHAMKPRARIELNKKYIGFVFQQYHLLDDLTVYENLEIPLSYRNVKRKERQAIVADSLDRFQIVGKKDLYPSQLSGGQQQLVAVARAIIAEPAMILADEPTGSLHTSQGRMIMELLKQLNSEGTTIIQVTHNEEYAKYGDRIIQLRDGWIVDE